The Henckelia pumila isolate YLH828 unplaced genomic scaffold, ASM3356847v2 CTG_461:::fragment_3, whole genome shotgun sequence genome window below encodes:
- the LOC140872082 gene encoding homeobox-leucine zipper protein HDG11-like, translating into MCSAEGGSGSGDKETNNSQKGETQFRRHSEQQIQRLEAFFKECPHPDENQRQQLSRELSLDPTQIKFWFQNKRTQKKAQSDRAENNVLRSANERFRSENLAMQEAVRNSLCQSCIGSALGEDEKHGVLQRLKMENVLLTEEHRRLIDMQKLTTSPPGIGSFIETPENHSVGDKMGATAAPDLEQMPWKLQDLKSQHQLTEIEKLEKSLIIGIAATAMDELVELLHLKESVWIKSSSDGRSLIHHDSYYKLFPKTNHLKLVNARIESSKDSGVVAVAATDLIEMLLDSKKWKDLFPTIINESGTIEVIDTGEFGGSLNLMYGKLHVLSPLVAPREFIFLRYCRQLNSSTWILVDVSYDFIKQLEDSAPYHSRKFPSGCMIEDISNGKSNITWIEHVEVDDKSLTHRLYRDLVCNCQAYGATRWVVTLQRMCERIAFSVGPTMTHKHSLEGVIGLPEGRRNLKNLCHRMVMNFCEELSMSDRLDFSHSSASNSSGVRVSLHRSNVQGLPNGLILSAATSLWLPFSYETLFDFFKDEKNRAQWDVLSNGNISNEIAHISTGTHPGNCVSVIQPYVPEESNMLILQESCIDPLGAMVIYAPIDLPSVVVAVNGGDTTKIPILPSGFVISRDGRTDDGVGSSFSSGKGKSSGSLVTVAFQTLMCYGTLSRERNMESVAILHALLSSTIQKIKTALDCSESE; encoded by the exons ATGTGTTCTGCTGAAGGAGGAAGTGGATCAGGTGACAAAGAAACCAACAACTCGCAAAAAGGGGAGACACAATTTCGACGGCATTCTGAGCAACAAATTCAACGGCTGGAAGC TTTTTTTAAGGAATGCCCCCACCCAGATGAGAACCAAAGGCAGCAATTGAGCAGGGAACTAAGTCTTGACCCTACGCAAATAAAGTTCTGGTTTCAAAATAAAAGGACTCAGAAAAAG gcGCAAAGTGATAGAGCTGAAAACAATGTCCTCCGGTCTGCCAATGAAAGATTTCGCAGTGAGAATCTTGCAATGCAGGAGGCAGTAAGAAATAGCCTTTGTCAGTCTTGTATTGGTTCAGCTCTTGGGGAAGACGAGAAACATGGTGTGTTACAGAGGTTGAAGATGGAAAATGTACTATTGACAGAAGAG CATAGACGTTTGATTGACATGCAAAAACTAACCACGTCTCCTCCTGGAATTGGGTCCTTTATAGAGACGCCCGAAAATCATTCAGTTGGTGACAAAATGGGCGCCACTGCTGCTCCTGATCTTGAACAAATGCCATGGAAATTACAGGATCTGAAATCACAGCATCAGTTAACTGAAATAGAGAAGCTCGAAAAATCTCTCATTATTGGGATAGCTGCTACTGCCATGGATGAGCTTGTGGAGCTTTTACACCTGAAAGAGTCTGTCTGGATCAAGTCCTCCAGTGATGGGAGATCTCTTATACATCACGATAGTTATTATAAGCTTTTTCCAAAGACAAATCATTTAAAACTTGTGAATGCTCGGATTGAATCTTCAAAAGATTCAGGAGTGGTGGCAGTTGCTGCAACAGATTTAATTGAAATGCTTCTTGATTCG AAGAAATGGAAGGATTTGTTTCCTACTATTATCAACGAATCAGGGACCATTGAAGTGATTGATACTGGAGAGTTTGGTGGTTCTCTGAATTTG ATGTATGGAAAATTACACGTTTTGTCACCTCTTGTGGCTCCCCGGGAATTCATTTTTCTTCGCTACTGCCGACAGCTTAACTCAAGCACTTGGATTCTAGTCGATGTATCCTATGATTTCATCAAACAGCTTGAAGATTCTGCTCCATATCACTCTCGGAAGTTTCCTTCGGGATGTATGATTGAAGATATTTCAAATGGAAAATCTAAT ATTACATGGATTGAGCATGTTGAAGTGGACGATAAATCATTGACCCATCGCTTGTATAGAGATTTAGTGTGTAATTGTCAAGCGTATGGAGCTACAAGGTGGGTAGTTACCCTTCAAAGGATGTGCGAGAGGATTGCATTCTCAGTGGGGCCAACTATGACACATAAACATTCTCTTGAAGGGG TTATTGGCTTGCCCGAGGGCCGAAGGAACTTGAAGAATCTTTGCCATAGAATGGTCATGAACTTTTGTGAAGAATTGAGCATGTCAGATAGACTAGATTTTTCCCACTCGTCAGCTTCGAATAGCAGTGGAGTGCGGGTCTCACTCCATAGAAGCAATGTACAAGGGCTGCCTAATGGTCTGATTTTGAGTGCTGCAACCTCTCTTTGGCTTCCCTTTTCTTATGAAACTCTCTTTGATTTCTTCAAAGATGAGAAAAATAGAGCTCAG TGGGATGTCCTGTCTAATGGAAATATTTCCAATGAGATTGCACACATCTCAACCGGGACACATCCTGGAAACTGTGTCTCTGTCATTCAG CCTTATGTACCCGAGGAGAGCAACATGTTGATTCTGCAAGAGAGTTGCATTGACCCTCTTGGGGCGATGGTGATATATGCCCCTATAGATTTACCATCTGTCGTTGTTGCTGTGAATGGAGGGGACACAACCAAGATTCCAATACTTCCATCTGGATTCGTGATTTCTAGAGATGGTCGTACTGATGATGGAGTTGGATCATCGTTCAGTTCGGGTAAGGGCAAATCCAGCGGTTCTCTCGTGACTGTGGCTTTTCAAACATTAATGTGCTACGGCACACTGTCGAGGGAACGGAATATGGAGTCTGTAGCTATTCTGCATGCTCTTTTAAGTTCAACAATTCAAAAGATAAAGACGGCTCTCGATTGTTCAGAGTCGGAGTGA
- the LOC140871634 gene encoding uncharacterized protein — protein MSSKTTTWRRRRFPVQSLLLVIALFATLGVVMLGIKSVDPSSPLPGNNNTLRVSENEDYSLNTTMNFAKQTNITKKCATVEEMGEIFGRGYAEESLRVREIIQDHFARNGALTVRELPQHQFCKHGFVIGKASEAGLGNEMYKILTAAAVSVMLNRSLIIGQTRGKYPFGDYISYSNQTLTMKEVKHLWRKNRCLAKYGRHLTMRIDDFQKPALTNVICSNWRKWQEPIIWFQNATDAVAAQFFLKNVHPEMREAASYLFGKPEDLQHRANVFGELMRVLIFPSKNIEQAVNWALNGSQDPDIVLHMRMMMNRSVRAIQAALDCVKKTVQDTSMISRPKLVLVTDTPSLVKDIVPILEEFTEVVHFDYKNFELNISAINNKSNSSNFRVKDWGPAPRWVAFVDFFLASRAKHAVISGAHRRVGTTYIQLIAALAAACRLDENSSSHSTLRFFSSFQGTLLSEGLKNQVGWGHVWNRFAGPLSCHSHSNQCALTPVLAPAWWDGLWQSPIPRDIRRMEAYGIKLSGFGTSNDDYLNHFCRRRKTPVVSVPLN, from the exons ATGAGCTCGAAGACGACGACATGGCGCCGCCGTCGATTCCCCGTGCAGAGTCTTCTCCTCGTGATTGCATTATTCGCCACTCTTGGCGTTGTGATGCTCGGTATAAAGTCCGTTGATCCATCTTCCCCGCTTCCTGGTAACAATAACACCCTACGAGTCTCTGAAAATGAGGATTACTCCTTGAATACGACGATGAATTTTGCGAAACAAACTAACATTACAAAGAAATGCGCGACTGTTGAAGAAATGGGTGAGATCTTCGGCAGAGGATATGCGGAGGAAAGTCTTAGAGTGAGAGAAATCATTCAAGATCACTTCGCCCGAAATG GTGCTTTAACAGTGAGAGAACTTCCTCAACACCAATTCTGCAAGCATGGTTTTGTTATTGGAAAGGCCTCAGAAGCCGGCTTGGGAAATGAAATGTACAAGATCTTAACTGCTGCTGCCGTTAGTGTGATGTTGAACAGATCACTGATAATTGGGCAAACCAG GGGTAAATACCCTTTCGGTGATTACATCTCTTATTCCAACCAAACGCTTACAATGAAAGAAGTAAAGCATCTGTGGAGAAAGAATCGCTGTCTGGCAAAGTATGGGAGACATCTTACAATGAGGATTGATGATTTTCAGAAACCGGCGTTGACAAATGTTATCTGCAGTAATTGGAGGAAATGGCAAGAGCCAATCATATG GTTTCAAAATGCTACAGATGCTGTGGCTGCACAGTTTTTCTTAAAGAATGTACATCCTGAAATGAGGGAAGCAGCTTCTTATCTATTTGGGAAACCTGAAGATCTTCAACACAGGGCTAATGTGTTTGGAGAATTAATGAGGGTTTTAATCTTTCCTTCAAAAAACATTGAGCAGGCAGTAAATTGGGCTCTTAATGGCAGTCAGGACCCTGATATTGTACTGCACATGCGGATGATGATGAATAG GTCAGTGAGAGCAATACAAGCAGCCTTGGACTGTGTGAAAAAAACTGTTCAGGATACTTCAATGATATCGAGACCTAAGTTGGTTTTGGTTACAGATACCCCTTCTCTGGTGAAAGACATTGTACCAATTTTAGAGGAATTTACAGAA GTTGTTCATTTCGATTACAAAAATTTCGAGTTAAATATTTCTGCCATCAATAACAAGTCAAACAGCTCAAATTTTAGAGTAAAGGACTGGGGCCCAGCACCCAGATGGGTAGCCTTTGTTGATTTTTTCCTGGCATCACGTGCTAAACATGCTGTAATTTCGGGAGCTCATCGACGGGTTGGGACAACCTATATTCAATTGATTGCAGCACTTGCAGCTGCTTGTAGACTAG ATGAAAATAGTTCTAGCCATTCTACCCTTAGATTCTTTAGCAGCTTCCAAGGTACTTTGCTTTCAGAGGGTTTGAAGAACCAGGTTGGATGGGGACATGTATGGAACAGATTTGCTGGTCCACTAAGCTGTCACAGCCACTCCAATCAATGCGCTTTAACACCTGTTCTTGCCCCTGCTTGGTGGGATGGACTTTGGCAGTCCCCTATTCCACGTGACATACGAAGGATGGAAGCATATGGCATCAAGCTCTCAGGGTTTGGAACATCTAATGACGACTACCTAAATCACTTTTGTCGCAGGAGGAAGACCCCGGTGGTTTCTGTCCCTCTTAATTGA
- the LOC140871450 gene encoding sufE-like protein 1, chloroplastic/mitochondrial, with amino-acid sequence MKIPLHFQINTGLLQTLIANHSPRKLSAHSKYQKSEMSIFSRIPYSPLFHRSNTQISNTIKASSLLSSPPHNLFFFNPITIQPIPTKIPKSSSPSPSISLQPVEELPPKLQEIVNLFRGVPEPKDKYAQLLFYERNLNPLESQYKTSDNKVQGCVSQVWVRAYLDSDKNVIFEADSDSELTKGLAALLVQGLSGRPVDEIVRVSPDFVVLLGLQQSLTPSRNNGFLNMLRLMQKKALQLYFEAENAGNEAEKAGNSSGEEFGKGPVENSNLESSDGARDDGSESSETFVMDYAEGKELYL; translated from the exons ATGAAAATACCCCTTCACTTCCAAATTAATACTGGCCTTCTTCAAACCCTCATTGCAAATCACAGTCCAAGAAAATTATCTGCGCATTCAAAGTATCAGAAATCTGAAATGTCAATTTTCAGCAGAATCCCATACTCCCCCCTCTTCCACCGCTCAAACACCCAAATTTCTAATACAATAAAAGCCTCATCTTTGTTATCGTCACCACCCCATAATTTGTTCTTCTTTAATCCCATCACTATACAACCGATACCTACCAAAATACCCAAGTCATCATCTCCTTCGCCTTCGATTTCTCTTCAACCCGTTGAAGAGCTGCCACCTAAGCTACAGGAAATTGTCAATCTTTTTCGGGGAGTTCCAGAACCCAAGGACAAGTATGCACAGTTGTTATTCTATGAAAGAAACTTGAACCCTTTGGAATCTCAGTATAAAACAAGTGATAACAAAGTGCAAGGTTGTGTTTCTCAGGTGTGGGTCAGAGCATACCTTGATAGTGATAAAAATGTTATCTTTGAGGCCGATTCTGATTCAGAACTCACTAAAGGGCTCGCTGCCCTGCTAGTTCAAGGTCTATCGGGCAGGCCCGTGGATGAAATTGTGAGGGTGTCACCTGATTTTGTGGTGCTTTTGGGGTTGCAGCAGAGTTTAACTCCTTCTCGGAATAATGGGTTCTTGAATATGTTGAGACTGATGCAAAAGAAGGCTTTGCAGTTGTATTTTGAAGCTGAAAATGCTGGAAATGAAGCTGAAAAGGCTGGAAATTCAAGCGGTGAAGAATTTGGAAAAGGACCGGTTGAAAATTCAAACTTGGAATCAAGTGATGGTGCCAGAGATGATGGATCAGAATCTAGTGAAActtttgttatggattatgccgaa GGGaaggagctctatttatag